CTCCCGGACGGTCCGGGAGCGCAGGACGAAACCGGCGGCTTCCAGCAGGGCGGCGATCCGCTCCGGCTGCCGCCGCCGGAAGGTCAGCGCCACCTGGTGCCCGAAGGCCTCCTCGTAGCGGCGGGGCTCGTCACCGGCCTGGAAGCCGAGAAGCAGATGCCCTCCGGGCCGCAGGACGCGGCCGAACTCGGCGAAGACGTCCGGCAGCCGGTCGAGCGGGGTGTGGATGGTCGAGTACCAGGACACGACCCCGTCGAGCGAGCCGTCGGGCAGGTCCAGCTCCAGCATCGAGCCCCGCTCGAACCGCAGACCGGGATGCTCGCGCCGGGCGATCGCGAGCATCGACTCCGACAGGTCCAGCCCGAACACGGACAGCCCCCGTGACGCCAGGTACGCCGTCACCCGCCCGGGCCCGCACCCCAGGTCGGCGACCTCGCCCCCCTCACCCACGAGCTCCGCGAAGCCGTAGAGCAGTCCCAGGTCCAACGGCGTGGCCACGGGCGGGTCACCGAAGTGGACGGCGTAGTCCTCCGCCACGGCGTCGTAGAAGACACGGGTCTCGGTCAGGAAGTCGGCTTCGGTCATGGCCCGACCCTAGGGCGTGGCACTGACACCCCTGTTGCGAGGCACTGTCACCGCCGGCCCGCGCTCGTAAAAACCCAGCCCTACCGCGCAGGCCCGTCTCCCCGGCCCTCGCCCGTCTGCCGCCCCCAGAGCCCGGCCCCCGCACCGACCGCCGTGCCCAGGCACATGCCCAGGGCCAGGGCCAGGCCGATGTCGTCGAAGACGGTCATGCCGAGGACGAGTCCTACCGCCGTGCCGAGGGACAGACCGAGAGAGAGGCCCGACGCCAGGCGCTTGTCGGCGGGGGTGCCGCTGTCTTCCCCGTCGTGGTCCGGGTCTGTCTGCATACGGTCATCCTCCAAGGGACCACGGGCGGAATTCGCCGGAAATTCACCGGGGCGTAAGGAGAGGCGTAAGGGGCGAAAAGGCAGGAGCCCCGCCGCCTGACGGCGCGGGGCTCCTTGGGTACTACTGATCAGACCGGCGTGACGTTCTCAGCCTGCGGGCCCTTCGGACCCTGCGTGACATCGAAAGACACCTGCTGGTTCTCCTCGAGCGAGCGGAAGCCGCTCGCGTTGATCGCGGAGTAGTGGACGAAGACGTCGGGGCCGCCGCCCTCCTGGGCGATGAAACCAAAGCCCTTTTCGGCGTTGAACCACTTCACGGTTCCGGTAGCCATAAGCCCTCCTTGGGCCCAAAAGGGTTGCCCTGCTCCAGAACCAGCAAGTGTGAAGATGAATTCTGCACAACTGCATACGTCTGAGAATGACGAGAGCCCGCGGTCACATGCTCCGCAGGCTCTGTACTGCAAGGGAAACCAAACTGCAACTTGCGACGAGCCTAGCACGCAGTCCCCGGAATGCAATAGGGGTCAAGATCACGTCACCCGAATGTTTGAACATCCCCCCGCCGGCTGGCGGAGAGCGTGCCGGCCGCCGGTCACGGGCCCACCGCGGGGCCGGACGCGGGCCCGTACGCCATGAGGGCTAGCCTCACGATGTGGACAATCCTCGCACCCGGCCGCGCGTCGGCCACATCCAGTTCCTGAACTGCCTGCCCCTGTACTGGGGGCTCGCCAGAACGGGCACGCTCCTCGACTTCGAGCTCACGAAGGACACCCCGGAGAAGCTCAGCGAGAAGCTGGTGCAGGGCGAGCTCGACATCGCCCCGATCACCCTGGTCGAGTTCCTCAAGCACGCCGACCAACTCGTCGCCTTCCCCGACATCGCCGTCGGCTGCGACGGCCCGGTCATGTCCTGCGTGATCGTCTCGCAGGTCCCGCTGGACCGGCTGGACGGCGCCCGCGTCGCCCTCGGGTCGACCTCCCGCACCTCCGTCCGCCTCGCCCAGCTGCTCCTCGCCGAGCGCTACGGCGTACGGCCCGACTACTACACGTGCCCGCCCGACCTCAGCCTGATGATGGGCGAGGCCGAGGCGGCCGTCCTCATCGGAGACGCGGCACTGCGCGCGAACATGCTCGACGGCCCGCGCTTCGGCCTGGACGTGCACGACCTGGGCCAGCTGTGGAAGGAGTGGACCGGGCTGCCGTTCGTCTTCGCGGTCTGGGCGGCCCGCCGCGACTACCTGGAGCGCGAGCCGGTCCTCACCCGCAAGGTACACGAGGCCTTCCTCGCCTCCCGCAACCTCTCCCTGGAAGAGGTCGACAAGGTCGCCGAGCAGGCCGCCCGCTGGGAGGACTTCGACGAGGAGACCCTCGCCCAGTACTTCACGACGCTCGACTTCCGCTTCGGCGGCCCGCAGCTGGAGGCGGTCGCCGAGTTCGCCCGGCGCGTCGGCCCGACGACCGGCTTCCCCGCGGACGTGAAGGTGGACCTGCTCCAGCCGTGAGCGGGCCGGTGCTCCCGCACTACTCTGCTGGGGGAGCGCGCGTACGGGGGCCGGCGAGGCCTGCGGGCGCCTACGGGGGAGGGGTGACGCCATGCGGCCGCTCGAAGTCGACGAACCCACCGTCGTGGGGCCCTACCGGCTGCTCGGCCGGCTGGGCTCCGGCGGCATGGGCCGGGTCTACCTGGGCCGCAGCGCCGGCGGCCGCACGGTCGCGGTGAAGATCGTCCATCCGCACTTCGCCCTGGACGAGGAGTTCCGGGCCCGCTTCCGCCGCGAGGTCGACGCCGCCCGACGGGTCGGCGGCGCCTGGACGGCACCCGTCCTGGACGCCGACCCGGACGCGCGGGTGCCCTGGGTGGCGACGGCGTACGCGGCGGGCCCCTCGCTGTCGGCCGCGGTCGCCGAGGGCGGTGCGCTGCCGGCCCACACCGTACGGGTGCTGGGGGCTGGGCTGGCCGAGGCGCTGGCGGCGGTGCACGAGCTGGGCCTGGTGCACCGGGACGTGAAGCCGTCGAACGTACTGCTCACGCTCGACGGCCCGCTGCTGATCGACTTCGGGATCGCGCGGGCCACGGACGGTACGGCGTCCCTGACGTCCACGGGCGTGTCGATCGGCTCGCCCGGCTACATGTCACCCGAGCAGATCCTCGGCAAGAGCGTCACGGGCGCGGCGGACGTCTTCTCGCTCGGCGCGGTCCTGGCGTACGCGGCGACCGGCGAACCGCCCTTCCCCGGGGACTCCTCGGCGGCCCTGCTCTACAAGGTCGTCCACGAGGAGCCGGAACTCGACGGGCTGGACGGGCAGTTGCGGGACCTCACGGCGGCCTGCCTGACGAAGGACCCGGGTGCGCGGCCCGCCCCCGCCGAGGTGGCCAGGCGGCTGGCTCCCGAGGGCGCGGCCCGGCTGGTGGCGGGCGGGTGGCTGCCGGGGGCGCTGGTGGAGCAGGTCAGCCGGAGCGCCGTGCAGTTGCTGAATCTGGAGGCGACGGCGCCGGGGGCCGGGGCGCCTTCCGGGCCGGTCGGGTTCAGCAGCCCCTCGGTGGGGGTGCCGGAAACGACCGGCGGCGAGGTCGCCGGGGTGTTCGGGCCGCCGCCGGTCATGCCCCATCCTCCGTCCGCTGCCGTCCCCGGACCTCGCGACGGCGACCCACCGGACGCCGTCACATCCACCGGCCGCCCCGGCAAGATCTCCGTCTCCGTGGCGGCCACCTCCACGCCGGAGGGGGGCGGGCGGGTGCGCAGGCTGAGCTGCACCGTGGCGCTGGCGGTCGCCGGGGCGATGGCGGCCGTGACGATCGGCTCGGTGTTCGTCTTCGACCTGCTGCCGGACCGGACCTCCGACGACGACACGAGCGACTCCGGCGCGGGCCCCGGCTCTCCACCCGCGGCGACCGCGAGCTCCGCCCCTTCCGGTGCGGTACCCGCCGCCTACCTCGGCACCTGGGAGGGCCAGGGCAGCGCCCTCGACGGCAGGCTGCCCCTCGGCACCTTCCGGATCACCGTCGAACGGGCCGCCGTCGGCAAGGAGTTGGGCCGCCTGCGCCAGACCGACCAGATCGGCGGCGTCTGCGTCGACGTACTCACCCTGAAGCAGGTGACGAAGAAGGAGCTGGTCGCCACCTCCGTGGGCGCGAAGACCAACCACGGCGGCTGCAACCCGGCCCCCACGACCGTGCGGCTCACGCCGGTGGGCGACGACCTCCAGTACCGGTCGGAGAGCGAGGACTCGGGTCGTCCTCAGGCTCGGATGTCGAAGGTGCGGTAGCAGACGACCTGCGGACGTGCCGGGCGAACAGGCCGATGAGGAGCGTGATCATCGCGAGGGTGGCGGCCAGGCCGACGGCCCACAGCCACGGGTAGTGCACATGCACCCAGCAGGGCCCGCCCTCGCTGTAGCAGTCGTAGTCCCAGTCACGGCGCCGCTTGGGCCGTGCGGTCGTGCCGATCACCCCGGCGACCAGGTAGCCCGCGGCCAGCCCGGGTAGGGACGCGACCGCCCAGGCCAGCGAACGCGGCTTGCTCTTCTTCCAGTTCATCCGGGTCAGCGGCGCCACCCAGGCGAGGAAGACCAGCGGGACCAGGGCACCGACCGTGCCGGCGAAGGCGTACGCACCGCCGGGCCACGGGGGCGAATTCGCCCCAGAGCTCGTGACCCCAGTACCACTCGAAGAGGACCAGCGGCGTCAGCAGGACGAAGCAGCCGGGGATCACCACGCAGCCCCAGGCACAGCTCCAGTCCCGCTTCTTCGCCTCGCCGGCGTTCGGCCGGCCGGGCCGGTGCTCGTACCGCAGCGCGGCCCCCGCCGCCTTCCTCCGCTTCGGCTTCGCCGAACCCCTGGTCAACGCCTCACCCCGGGACGACGACCGTGCGCAGCTCCCCGTCGCCGAGGTGCAGCATGCCCTTGCCGGGGGCGACCTGGCCGCCGACCATGCTGCGGGACAGGCGGACGCCGACGAGGTCGCCGCTGGAGGACTCCTGAGGCGAGAGGAGGATGCCGCGGCGGGCCTTCTTCGCGTCGACCTGCCAGCCGGAGAAGCCGCTGCACACGTCCTCCTCGTCACCGGCGATGACGAGGGCGAGGCCGCGCTCGGCGCCCCGGGAGACCAGCTTCTTCAACTGGCTCTCGGCGTCGCAGTCCTCCAGGATCTCGCCGTCGTCGATGAGGACCGCGATCGGCTCCTGAAGGGACGCCTGGTCGACGAGCTCCTCGAACTCGTCCTCGTCGATGTCGTCGCCGGTGAAGACCTTCAGGACGCCTTCCGTGCCGTCGAGTTGGCGCAGCGGCGACTGGCGCGGGGCCGCGACGACCAGGCGCGTGCCCTGGGCCAGGAAGGAGTGGGCGAAGTTCAGCAGGACCGTCGAGCGGCCCGACTTGGCCGGGCCCGCGACGACGAACGCCGGTACGCCCTGCGCCAGATCGGGGCCGAAGCCGACGATCTCGTCGCCGCCGATGCCGACCAGACCCCACAGGCGCGAGCGGGACGCGTCCGGGTCGCGCAGCTCCCAGGCCTCCGGGAAGGAGATCCGGCTGGGCAGGCTGTCGACGCGGAACGGGCGGCGCGAGCGCGGCACTTCGACGTAGCGGGCGGTGGCCGCCTCACCGATCGCCGCCAGCGCCGCGGCCTGGCCCTGGCCGCTGGTGTCCTCGGCGAGCAGCGCGAACTGCGTCTCCGTACCGAACTCGTTGCGGAACGCACGCCCCGGCGGGATCTCCTCCGGCACCTTGCGGACCGGGATGCCGAGCGCCGAGAAGTCGCTGCGGTCGGCCAGCCGCAGACCGTACTTGTCCTCGGTGAGGGTCGCGATACGGCCGACCAGCAGGGTCCGGTCGCCGGTGAGGACCAGGTGGATGCCGACGCTCGCGCCCTCGCGCATCATCGTCTGGAGCTCGTCGGTGAGCGAACCGTGGTCGATCTCGCCGAGCGTGGGCACCCAGCCCTCCCAGCGGTCCAGCAGCACGACGATGTGCGGCAGCCGCTCGTCCTCGGAGACCGAGGCCCGCTGCTCGCCGATGTCCGCGAAGCCCTTGTCCGACAACAGGTCCTGACGGCGGCCCAGCTCGCCCTTGAGCCGGTTGACGAGCCGCACGACCCGCTCGGTCTGGTTACGGCCGACGACCGCGCCGCAGTGCGGCAGCCGGGTCAGGGCGTTCAGCGCGCCGTTGCCGCAGTCGATGCCGTAGAGGTGCACGTCGGCCACGGAGTGGGTGCGGGCGATGGAGCCCGCGAGAGTGCGCAGCACCTGGGAGCGGCCGCTGCGCGGGGCACCGCCGATCATCAGATGGCCGAAGGAGGAGAAGTCCACGACGACCGGGCGGCGGGACTGGCTGGCGGGCAGGTCCTCGATGCCGTACGGCGCCGGCGGCAGCTTGCCGGGGCCGCCGGCGAACGCGGGCACCTCGATCTCGTCCAGCAGCAGAGTCTCGTCGAGGGCGGGCAGCCACGGGCTGTGCTGGGGCGGGATGCCGAGCGAGCGGTTGGCGTCGCGGATGGTGTCCACGAGGACCTTCAGGTCCGTGATCTCCTCGTCCTCACGGGCCTCGGCCTTCGGCTTGGCAAGCGCCGCCCGCCCGAGGTCCTCCCAGGTCAGCGGGCCCACCCAGGGCATGAGCACGGCCGGGTCGGCCGCACCGGGCCGGCGACCGCCCACGCGTCCGGACTGGAAGGGGACCAGGGAGGCGTGCCCGAGCCGGGCGTAGGCGCGGCCCGGGGTGTTCTTGGAGATGTGCCCGGCCTCCGGCGAGTCGATGACGTCGGTCGACTCGCCGCCGTCCGTCACGCGCAGGGCGATACGGAGGTTGGTGTTGGCGCGGATCTCGGGCGACACGACACCGCTCGGCCGCTGGGTGGCCAGCAGCAGGTGGATACCGAGGGACCGCCCTCGCTGGGCGATGTTCACGAGCCCCGTCACGAAGTCGGGCAGGTCACGCACCATCGACGCGAACTCGTCGATGACGATGAGCAGCCGGGGAACCGGCTGGTGCGAAGGATCCCGACGCACGAGATCCTGATAGTCCTCGATGTCCTTGGCGTCGGCGGCGGCCAGGATGTGCTCGCGCCGGTGCAGCTCGGCACCCAGCGACTCCAGGGCCCGCTCCACCAGGTGGGCGTCGAGGTCGGTCACCATGCCGACGGTGTGCGGCAGATGCACACAGTCCTTGAAGGCCGCGCCGCCCTTGTAGTCGACGAGCACGAACGTCATGTTCTCGGGCGTGTTCGCCACCGCCAGCGCCGCCACGATGGTCTGGAGCAGCTCCGACTTACCCGAACCGGTCGTACCGGCGATGAGACCGTGCGGACCGTCCTTGCGGATGTCGATCCCGAACGGCCCGTCGTACGACTCACCGATGACGGCCAGCGTCGACTGCCCGCCCATCCGCCACCGCGCCGTGATCGCGTCGCTCGTCGGCGGCTCCAGCTGGAGCACGTCCAGCAGCCGGCTGGAGCCCGGCAGGGCCGAGTCCTCGGTCTCGCCGCTGATGTCCCGCAGCGGCGACAGCGACCGGGCGAGCCGCAGACACCAGGCGGGGGAGACGAAGTCGGGCCGTACGTCCTTCAGGCGCTCCGCACCGGCCTCCTCCACCCGCAGCCGCAACTTCTCGGTGTGGCCGCCCTGTTCGGGCTGCGGGTCGGTGGTGTGCCAGGCCTGGAAGGAAGGGAAGGCACCCGCGACCTGCTGGGACTGCTGCTGGACCTGCTGGGCCTGCTCGTACTCCTCGGCCTTTGGCTCGGCGACGACGTACGCCTGGCACTCGCCGGGCAGGAACCGCTCCTCGGCGTCGAGGCAGAGGGCGAACATGGAGACGGAGGGCCCTTCGCGCAGCAGCCGTACGACGCCGGGGAGGGACCGCAGCCGCCGCGATCCGTCCCACACGACGACGATGTCGGGGTCGCTGAAGCTCGAACCGCCCTGCGACTTGTTCTGCTCGGCGGCCTTCTTGCGCGCGTCGAGGATCTGCGTCAGCTCGCCGATGCGGGCGCCGACGGTCTCGGCGTCGGTCCCGATGAGCACGTTGACGTCCTGCCCGCCGGACGGCCGGGCGTGCGGCAGCCAGCGCACCCAGTCCCAGGACTCCTGCGCGGCGTTGTCGCTCAGCACGTAGAACTGCACGTCCATCGGGCTGTGCAGCGCCGCGGCCTGCGCGACGGCCCACCGTCCGAGAGCACGGGCGGAATCCCCGGGCCCGGCCATGCCGATGACGCCGAGGGTGCGCAGGTGCAGCGCGACCGGGGCGTCCTCGATCTTCCAGGTCACCTGGCGACGGTGGTCGTCCTGCTCGGGGTCGTCGAGCACGACCTCGGAGGGCAACTGCCCGGTCCCCACCCGCAGGAGGAGATGGTCGCGGTCGGTACGCCGCCGCTCCCACAGACGGGTACGCGGCCCGGTCCCGAGGGCGAGGACGGTGGCGGGGTCGGGAATGGCATGCCGCCGGTCGTTCCGCTCGGTGACCAGCGCGTCCTGCGCGTCCTTCTCGATCCGCTCCTTCTGCTCCTCGTACTCCTGCACCTGCTTGGCGTGCGACTTCCGCCCGTGCTTCTTGTCGTTGTAGTAGTTCGCGAAGAGCAGGAACGGGCTCAGCGCGGCCATGATCAGGTAGTACCAGCGCTGGAAGATCATCACCGACACGACGGCACCGACGAGCGGCGTCAGCGCCATCAGCCAGGGCAGCGGCCGGGCCTCGTACTCACGCGGCGGCGACGGCAGCCGGAAGTTGGTCTGCCGCTCGGGCGGACGCAGCCGCGGGGGCCGGTTGTAGTCGAGGCCTATGCCGTCGTCGGACCACTTGAGGGCGGCGTTGGGGGGTGTGTAGCGGGTGAGTTCGAGGAGGGTGTTGCCGATGCCGATCTGAGCACCGAGGGGCCAGTCGGTGGGGCCGCCCTTCTTCTCGTCCCTCTTGTTGCCCTGGTCCTTCTTCTTGCCGCTCTTCTTCTCGCTTGTCTTCTTCTTCTCGCCCTGGTCCTCTTTTTCGTCCTCGGCGAGGGACTTGCCGTCGAGGGTGACGTGCTCCTGGTCCGTGTGCACGGCGACCTGGCAGGTGCCGTCGGTGGCGACGGAGAGGGTGAGGGCCCGGGCGTCGACCTCGGGATCGTCGATACGGACGTACGAGGCGGCCCCGCTGCCGATGTCGTACCGCCCGACGCCGAGACGGTGCACGAACCCGGCCGCGGGCCCACCCACGACCCGCAGCTCGACGAGCCCGGTGGGCTCACCGGGCAGACACCCGGAAGGATCCTGGAGGCTGACGACGGCGCCGTCGCGCAGGGGCGATCCGACGACGGTGGCGTTCGGGTCGACGGCGTACCCGTCGACGTACACGAGGGGCGCGTTGTTGGCCGGCACCTGACGGTGCTGTCCCAGCGGGATGATCTGCGCGCCGCTGTGCCCGACCTGCTTGGCGAGCTCCTGGGCGATGTCTCCCACGGTGGACTCAGGATCGGCATCGAGCACCACGTCGGCGGTACCACCGCCGTAGGGGTCGACGACGGTCAGAGTCAGGCGCACGACTAGTCCTCCCCGTGCCACTGGGCCGGTGTGGCCTTTGTGGTTGCCGTGGCCGCTTCCGCAACGCGGGCCACAGTCTTAGCGACGATATCCGTTCCAGGTTGGGGCGGGGCAGTGGGGAGGCCTCATGACGTTCCCGATGGCAACGTCGTACACGACTTCATGACGGCTCGTTCACAAGCCGGGGATGTGGCACCACAGGCCACACCCGTAAGCTGCTGACGCAAAGAGCGGACGATCACACCGGTTGCGACCCGCGACCGGCAACTCGACCTGAAGGCCGATGAGTCCGCAAACAGGGAGCCACGGGGGTTGGCCCTGCGGCGTTGTGAAAGGGAGCGGCTTCATGGCCAAGGACCTTGACATCACATATCAGGACATGCGGGAAGCTGCCAAGCATGTCGTGAAGGAGAAGGAAAAGCTCCAGGAGAAGCTCGAGGGCCTCCGCAAGTACATCAACAACCTCGTGCAGTCCGGCTACGTCACGAAGAGCTCGTCGAAGGCGTTCGACGAGAACTTCGACGAGTTCGTGCAGGGCACGAAGACGACGCTGGACGGTCTGGATGGCATGGGTGACTACCTGACCATGGCTGCGGACAAGTTCGAGCAGATTGATGAGGAGCTGGCGAAGCAGGCTCGTAAGTAGCCGGACGATGCCTGCCCGGTGCGGCAGCGGATGCTGAACGCGCCGGGCAGGCGCCCGGCTGGCCGAGGCCCGTCAGCTGTCGGGGAGGGGCTGCCGGAGCACGTACATGTGAAGATCGCTGCGGAGTTCTTCCGTGTCGACGCGCAGCCAGGATCCGTCGCGGAAACGTATGAGCAGGATGCTCGTCTCGAACTCGCCGGAGAAGGGGTCGACGAGGGTTGCTTCGGAGGCAGGCAGGCGGGCGACGACCTGCATGCGCTTCTCCCGCCCCACACTGACGCGCCGCGGCGGAGCCGCCAGGACGATCCCCTCCCGGGTCGCAAGCAGCATGCGCTCGTGGTGGGTGGAGTGGCTGTACCAACGCAGCAGGAACTGCCCGGCGTTGCCGTGCCAGTTGCCGTCGAAGACGTTGTCGAGGTCCTGTTGGGCGATGGCGGCGTCCCGGCGCTTGTCCTCTTCCTCCTTGGCACGCCGCTGCTCCTTCTCTTCCTTCCTGTCGAGGGATCGCTTGACGGCTTCTTCCGCAGCGGCCAGAAGGCGCAACAACATGAGGAGAGGTATGAACGGTGCGCAGAGCACCATGCCGATCATGCTCAGTGGAGGCAGTCTGGCAGGGCGGAGACGGGGGTTGCCTGCGGCCTGGAGTACGTCGGCGGGTGGCTGCGGGATCTTGCCGATCCAGCACCAGTCGCCGGCTTCGGCGTGGATG
The genomic region above belongs to Streptomyces coeruleorubidus and contains:
- a CDS encoding menaquinone biosynthetic enzyme MqnA/MqnD family protein: MDNPRTRPRVGHIQFLNCLPLYWGLARTGTLLDFELTKDTPEKLSEKLVQGELDIAPITLVEFLKHADQLVAFPDIAVGCDGPVMSCVIVSQVPLDRLDGARVALGSTSRTSVRLAQLLLAERYGVRPDYYTCPPDLSLMMGEAEAAVLIGDAALRANMLDGPRFGLDVHDLGQLWKEWTGLPFVFAVWAARRDYLEREPVLTRKVHEAFLASRNLSLEEVDKVAEQAARWEDFDEETLAQYFTTLDFRFGGPQLEAVAEFARRVGPTTGFPADVKVDLLQP
- a CDS encoding class I SAM-dependent methyltransferase; the protein is MTEADFLTETRVFYDAVAEDYAVHFGDPPVATPLDLGLLYGFAELVGEGGEVADLGCGPGRVTAYLASRGLSVFGLDLSESMLAIARREHPGLRFERGSMLELDLPDGSLDGVVSWYSTIHTPLDRLPDVFAEFGRVLRPGGHLLLGFQAGDEPRRYEEAFGHQVALTFRRRQPERIAALLEAAGFVLRSRTVREPDEELGEPVPQACLVARKPTKPTS
- a CDS encoding FtsK/SpoIIIE domain-containing protein; this translates as MRLTLTVVDPYGGGTADVVLDADPESTVGDIAQELAKQVGHSGAQIIPLGQHRQVPANNAPLVYVDGYAVDPNATVVGSPLRDGAVVSLQDPSGCLPGEPTGLVELRVVGGPAAGFVHRLGVGRYDIGSGAASYVRIDDPEVDARALTLSVATDGTCQVAVHTDQEHVTLDGKSLAEDEKEDQGEKKKTSEKKSGKKKDQGNKRDEKKGGPTDWPLGAQIGIGNTLLELTRYTPPNAALKWSDDGIGLDYNRPPRLRPPERQTNFRLPSPPREYEARPLPWLMALTPLVGAVVSVMIFQRWYYLIMAALSPFLLFANYYNDKKHGRKSHAKQVQEYEEQKERIEKDAQDALVTERNDRRHAIPDPATVLALGTGPRTRLWERRRTDRDHLLLRVGTGQLPSEVVLDDPEQDDHRRQVTWKIEDAPVALHLRTLGVIGMAGPGDSARALGRWAVAQAAALHSPMDVQFYVLSDNAAQESWDWVRWLPHARPSGGQDVNVLIGTDAETVGARIGELTQILDARKKAAEQNKSQGGSSFSDPDIVVVWDGSRRLRSLPGVVRLLREGPSVSMFALCLDAEERFLPGECQAYVVAEPKAEEYEQAQQVQQQSQQVAGAFPSFQAWHTTDPQPEQGGHTEKLRLRVEEAGAERLKDVRPDFVSPAWCLRLARSLSPLRDISGETEDSALPGSSRLLDVLQLEPPTSDAITARWRMGGQSTLAVIGESYDGPFGIDIRKDGPHGLIAGTTGSGKSELLQTIVAALAVANTPENMTFVLVDYKGGAAFKDCVHLPHTVGMVTDLDAHLVERALESLGAELHRREHILAAADAKDIEDYQDLVRRDPSHQPVPRLLIVIDEFASMVRDLPDFVTGLVNIAQRGRSLGIHLLLATQRPSGVVSPEIRANTNLRIALRVTDGGESTDVIDSPEAGHISKNTPGRAYARLGHASLVPFQSGRVGGRRPGAADPAVLMPWVGPLTWEDLGRAALAKPKAEAREDEEITDLKVLVDTIRDANRSLGIPPQHSPWLPALDETLLLDEIEVPAFAGGPGKLPPAPYGIEDLPASQSRRPVVVDFSSFGHLMIGGAPRSGRSQVLRTLAGSIARTHSVADVHLYGIDCGNGALNALTRLPHCGAVVGRNQTERVVRLVNRLKGELGRRQDLLSDKGFADIGEQRASVSEDERLPHIVVLLDRWEGWVPTLGEIDHGSLTDELQTMMREGASVGIHLVLTGDRTLLVGRIATLTEDKYGLRLADRSDFSALGIPVRKVPEEIPPGRAFRNEFGTETQFALLAEDTSGQGQAAALAAIGEAATARYVEVPRSRRPFRVDSLPSRISFPEAWELRDPDASRSRLWGLVGIGGDEIVGFGPDLAQGVPAFVVAGPAKSGRSTVLLNFAHSFLAQGTRLVVAAPRQSPLRQLDGTEGVLKVFTGDDIDEDEFEELVDQASLQEPIAVLIDDGEILEDCDAESQLKKLVSRGAERGLALVIAGDEEDVCSGFSGWQVDAKKARRGILLSPQESSSGDLVGVRLSRSMVGGQVAPGKGMLHLGDGELRTVVVPG
- a CDS encoding cold-shock protein, with translation MATGTVKWFNAEKGFGFIAQEGGGPDVFVHYSAINASGFRSLEENQQVSFDVTQGPKGPQAENVTPV
- a CDS encoding WXG100 family type VII secretion target, which gives rise to MAKDLDITYQDMREAAKHVVKEKEKLQEKLEGLRKYINNLVQSGYVTKSSSKAFDENFDEFVQGTKTTLDGLDGMGDYLTMAADKFEQIDEELAKQARK
- a CDS encoding serine/threonine-protein kinase; the protein is MRPLEVDEPTVVGPYRLLGRLGSGGMGRVYLGRSAGGRTVAVKIVHPHFALDEEFRARFRREVDAARRVGGAWTAPVLDADPDARVPWVATAYAAGPSLSAAVAEGGALPAHTVRVLGAGLAEALAAVHELGLVHRDVKPSNVLLTLDGPLLIDFGIARATDGTASLTSTGVSIGSPGYMSPEQILGKSVTGAADVFSLGAVLAYAATGEPPFPGDSSAALLYKVVHEEPELDGLDGQLRDLTAACLTKDPGARPAPAEVARRLAPEGAARLVAGGWLPGALVEQVSRSAVQLLNLEATAPGAGAPSGPVGFSSPSVGVPETTGGEVAGVFGPPPVMPHPPSAAVPGPRDGDPPDAVTSTGRPGKISVSVAATSTPEGGGRVRRLSCTVALAVAGAMAAVTIGSVFVFDLLPDRTSDDDTSDSGAGPGSPPAATASSAPSGAVPAAYLGTWEGQGSALDGRLPLGTFRITVERAAVGKELGRLRQTDQIGGVCVDVLTLKQVTKKELVATSVGAKTNHGGCNPAPTTVRLTPVGDDLQYRSESEDSGRPQARMSKVR